The following DNA comes from Marinomonas maritima.
ACAGGTGGTGTGGATGCGAATGCATTAGAACGCCCAAAACGCTTCTTCGGTGCAGCACGTAACATCGAGGAAGGTGGTAGCTTAACTATTATCGCTACTGCGCTTGTCGATACTGGCTCAAAAATGGATGAAGTTATCTTTGAAGAATTCAAAGGTACAGGTAACTCTGAATTACATCTTGATCGTAAGATCGCTGAGAAGCGTACATTCCCTGCGATTAATATTCGTCGTTCAGGGACTCGCCGTGAAGACCTACTAACGTCTGAAGACGAACTACAACGCATGTGGATTCTTCGTAAGTTATTAAACCCTATGGAAGACGTGGCAGCGACTGAATTCTTAATCGACCGCCTAAAAGTCACTCAAACAAACGATGAGTTCTTTGAGTCAATGAAAGGCAAAAATAAATAAGCAGACTTTTCTGTGGCAAAAAAGCCTGCAACAAAAAAACCACTTTCTGAAGTGGTTTTTTTTTACTTACATCATCAACTTAATACATTATCAATGTCCGCCTGCTTTCCATAAGAGCGTGCGACTTATATTGGAGTAGTCATATGAAAGAGATTACCGCGAAGGTAAACGCTGTTGAGCTCATTAACAAGGATGTCTACCAAATAACGTTACAAGTAGATGATCTGGAATTTTCTGCTGGCCAATACCTAATGGTGGTATTACCAACGGGCGAACAAGTTCCCTACTCTATCGGTAGTACACCGCACGAACTGCCTAACATTACTTTATATGTACTTGTTTCTGACGCTGCATCACTGGCTAGCAAAGTCATTGAATATATTAAATCTAACGCCAGTATTACGATAAAAGCACCGGGTGGAGACTGTCATATACACAATGGTGTTTTAGACAGTAACCCAGAGCATATTTTGCTCATCGCAGGCGGAACTGGCTTCTCTCAGATAAAAAGTTTGTTCGGCGACTTAGTTGAACAAAATTTCACAGGAAAAGTATCATTTTACTGGGGACTAAGAACCGCCGATGATGTATTCGCGAAAGACTGGCTAGAAGAAGCACACAAATATTCACCTTTTTCATTGGATGTCATCGTGAATGAACAAAGTGATCAGTGGCATGGAAGAAGCGGTTGGTTATATGAAGCCATTCTAGCAGATAACCCAGATTTAAACCAAAGTGTGGCTTTCATCAGCGGGTCGGTTGGTATGGTATACGGCACGCTTGACCAATTAGAATTAAAAGGTTTGAGCATCGATCGATGTTTTTCGGATGTTTTCGCCTATGCCCCACATCCTGATAAACCCGTTCTGTAATACAAATACATTCGCAAAAAATTAACATTCAAAAAGGCAGACAATAACCCATTACCTGCCTTTTTGAATCATTGTATGCACGTGAATCAGCGTTATGACGCTATCTCTTTTTTACAGACCACTTCCCACAATGCGGTAATATTTTCCTGATCTGATTCTATTACACCCTCTACTTCGAGTGTTTCTTGCAGAATGGTAGTGAAGGCATTATCAAATACCTTTTGCCCTTCTCCTTCGGTGCCGCTATGCAGGCCCAAAAGCCCTAAAAGGTAAGCGCAATAAAAAAGCTGATCTCCTTCTTCTGCATGATGTTCCATTTCTCGTAATCTGTCACAAAGTTGGTCTGCGCGCTCAGCAAAAGTTATTGTCATATTCAATCTCAATATTGATTTTTTCATTGTTCTATTAAAAAATACAAAAAAGCTGGGGAAGTTTCCCAGCTTTTTAAAAGACTTACCACTTCAATATATATTAAGGCTTTAAGTTTAGTGTCGCTAAAGTGTGTGCACGAATAGAAAGCAGTAAGTCCGTATTTTCTACCAATGATTCACCGTACGAAGGCACCATGATTTTCATTTTTGTTTGCCAATCTAGCGTTGAAAAACGCTCTTGAAAACAACGTTCTAAAATACCAATCATAGTATTTACAGTTGTTGAGGCTCCAGGTGAAGCACCAAGTAAAGCGGCTAATGAACCATCTTCTGTTGTAATTGCCTCAGTTCCAAACTCCAGTTTACCACCCAGTTTATCGTCTTTTTTAATGATCTGAACACGCTGTCCAGCATAGGCAAGTTCCCAATCTTCATCCTTCGCATCGGGGAAAAATTGACGTAACGAATTACAACGGTCCTTATGGGATTGCATCACTTCACTAATTAAGTAACGAGTCAAATCCATATTATTCTTACCAACACTTAACATTGGCTTAATATTGTCAAACCGGACACTTTTAGGCAGATCGAAAAATGATCCCGTTTTCAAAAACTTAGTCGTAAATCCAGCAAATGGGCCAAATAAAATGGCTTTTTTTCCGTCAATAATACGTGTGTCTAAATGCGGAACAGACATAGGTGGCGCACCAATAGGCGCGGCTCCGTAGACTTTTGCAAAATGCTGCTCAACCAATTCAGGTTTTTCACACACTAACCACTGACCACTAACAGGAAAGCCGCCAAAACCTTTACTTTCTTCTACTTCCGCCATTTGTAATAAGGGTAAAGCGCCACCGCCGGCACCTAGGAAA
Coding sequences within:
- a CDS encoding NAD(P)H-flavin reductase, producing MKEITAKVNAVELINKDVYQITLQVDDLEFSAGQYLMVVLPTGEQVPYSIGSTPHELPNITLYVLVSDAASLASKVIEYIKSNASITIKAPGGDCHIHNGVLDSNPEHILLIAGGTGFSQIKSLFGDLVEQNFTGKVSFYWGLRTADDVFAKDWLEEAHKYSPFSLDVIVNEQSDQWHGRSGWLYEAILADNPDLNQSVAFISGSVGMVYGTLDQLELKGLSIDRCFSDVFAYAPHPDKPVL
- the mqo gene encoding malate dehydrogenase (quinone); protein product: MTLSSVDVLLVGGGAMSTTLGVLLKQLDPSITMMMVERLGSVAKESTDGWNNAGTGHAAYCELNYTSENDDGSVNIDKAVDINAAFEISLQFWSYLVEQGLMPAPQEFIHRVPHQSFVWGERNVNMLKARHAAMSAHPAFKEMQYTEDREKMKEWMPLIMNNRVESEPLAATRIEHGTDVNFGAIARNMSKHLEGLENFDLNLNCEVKDLEKRSDGRWNVTVELNGTRKIIDAKFVFLGAGGGALPLLQMAEVEESKGFGGFPVSGQWLVCEKPELVEQHFAKVYGAAPIGAPPMSVPHLDTRIIDGKKAILFGPFAGFTTKFLKTGSFFDLPKSVRFDNIKPMLSVGKNNMDLTRYLISEVMQSHKDRCNSLRQFFPDAKDEDWELAYAGQRVQIIKKDDKLGGKLEFGTEAITTEDGSLAALLGASPGASTTVNTMIGILERCFQERFSTLDWQTKMKIMVPSYGESLVENTDLLLSIRAHTLATLNLKP